A stretch of DNA from Candidatus Bathyarchaeota archaeon:
CCCGAAACTGAATATTGCAACAAAAACTGCAAGAATAGTTCCTAACATTATTGGGTAACCAAAGACCCTATGGGTAGTAGCTGTGTGAAGTTTTTCTCGCAGAGGCGTTTTTACTGGTTCAGTTATTTGTTGAATCTCGTTTGCAATTATGCTTGCAACTTGATACCTTTCCGAAGTAATTACAGTTGGACAAGAATGACCATGACATTTTTCTAGGTCTCCCCGTAGTTTTTCAGCAATTTTTGTGATTTGTGAATTCTGTTCATGCACTAGTTTTTCGATTTCTTTGTCTTCGTCTAAAAGTTTGATGGCAATCCATCTTGGAGGGTACTTCAAATCTGTTGATTTGAGAAGTTCTACTAATTGATTGATTTTTTCTTCAATTTCTTTTCCATACTTGGGCTTAAGGGGATGAGTTTTACAGTTTTTTTCAATAACTGCAATAGCAATGTCCAGCATGTCTGAAATCCCCTTTCCTGTTACAGCAACTGTTGGAACAACTGGAACTCCAAGGACTTTTTCCGCTTTGTTGGTGTCGATTAAGATTCCTTTCTTTTTGGCTAGGTCTATCTGGTTTAGGGCGATAAGTAAAGGTGCCTCAAGTTCTAAGAGTTGCAATGTGAAAAACAGGTTCCTTTCTAGAAGTGAAGCATCTACCACATTTATTACCAAATCTGGTTTTTCTGTTGCGATGTATTCACGTGATACTAGTTCTTCTATGGAGTATGTTGACAACGAATAGATTCCAGGCAAATCTACGAAGTCAATCGTGTAGCCTTTGTAGTTTAGGGTTCCCTCTGCTTTTTCTACAGTTTTTCCCGGCCAGTTTCCAATGTGCTGATGCAAGCCTGTTAGCTGATTAAATATGACCGATTTTCCAACGTTGGCGTTTCCTGCTAAGGCAATAGTAAAATTTTTTTCTTTCATCGTTTCACTTCCATTAGTATTCGACTTGCCATTCCTCTGCCAATCGCTAGGCGGGATCCCCTGACATAAATTTCTAATGGACCCTTGAAGGGGGCAGACTTAACAACAGTCACTTCTGTGCCTGGAGTTAAACCTAAATCAGTCAGCCTTTTAATGCACAACTCAATTGATGCTTTCTTTTTCCAACCTTTTCGGGCACGATGCTGGCACATTGGAGCATCCGGGGACTTGAAGACAGTAGAAACTATGATTCCTTTCTCGCCGTTTTTTAATTCAGTTAATGGTATCTGCATTAGGTTTTCACGTCTCCAATTTTTCAACAAAAATTATCGATGCTAAACTTTGCTCGATTGAACAGCTTTGATTTCTAACCCATATTTCTAAAAGACCATTTTCATCCATTTTGTTTACAATTTTTACTTCCTCTTCAGGAGTAAGATTAAGCCTAGCAAGTTCCTTGAGAATTTCAGGCTTTTCTTCAGTAATTTTTACAATAACACCCCTTGTATTAGTGCGTAGGTCAGTCAATGCAACTGTTTTTCCTTCATAGATTCCTCCGCAGTCTGTAGGTATGGGATTTCCGTGAGGGCACGTTTTAGGGTGACCTAAAGCTTTCTCTAGAGGCTTAAGGATTTCGGGGGTAAGGGCATGTTCAAGCTTACATGCGGGGTCATGGACTTCGCTCCAATCTATTTGTAAGAAGTCAGTAAGCAATCGTTCTGCGAGGCGATGTCGCCTCAATATGCTGGATGCAATTTTGCGTCCACTTGGGGTTAATTTCACTCCTTTATATGGTTCATGAACAACCAGTTGCTTCCGCTCTAGATTCTCCACCGTGTTTGTAATCGAACCCGGAACCACCCCCAACTCTCGAGAAAGATCCATTGTTCGTGCAAATCCTGTTTTGTTTTCCAAGCGGTAAATTGCCTCTAGGTATTCTTCGGCTTGATTTGTTACTTCGATTTCTTTGCTGTTCATGAATTTCACCAAAGGAAATTACGAAAGCTCGTATATTACGAGTGCTCGTAATTTTGTCATGATGTTACTGTAAATAAACCTTACTGTTTATTTTAATCAGAACCCCTCAACAAATCATATGAATAGGTTTGTCAAAGTTTCTTGATTTGCCTGTTCAATAATCATTATTGATTTGGTCAATTTTTCTTGACAAAAACTCTTTTTCAAGATGATGAACAAGTACAATTTTAAATATTATGAATAATACAAAATCAACAATTCTTTTATTATTACTTTTTTCTGTTTTCAATATTTCTTTTTCTCAAATCGGAGCTGTTACTGCGAAATCTAATACTTATTATGTTCCAGACGATTTTTCTACAATTCAAGAAGCTGTAGATACAGCGTCTGATGGAGACACAGTTTTTGTTAAGAGTGGAACATACACCGAGAGCATATCTGTTAGCTGTTCAATTTCGGTAATTGGTGAAGACCACAAAACAACCTAGATACTTATCCCCTTATGAAGTCAGTAGATATGGTTCAAAAAAAATGTTTACTTTCACCTGAAACTGAAGGAATTGATAATTATCCTTGTGGTTTGAAGTGGTCTTGAAATACTTTTTTTATGTCTTCGGGTTTTTCAAGTATGAAAACGCCTTTCATTTCCCCTAGTTTTTTGGTTTGCTCTGCTTCTTCTGTTCTTACTTGTAGTTTCATTTCACTGCCGTCTGGAAGTTGGGTGACTGTTGTTCCTTCTTTAAGGTCACATGGTAACAGGTAAACTGGAACGAAAGTTTTCAACGCCATTATTGCAGAGTTCGTTAGTAATGTGTCTGCGATTCCGTTTGCAAGTTTTGCAATTGTATTTGAAGTAACTGGTGCAATTATTAAAAACTCAATTTTGTCGCTTTGGAGCTGAACAGCTAGAGTCGGAACGTTAGCGTTTACTTCGGTTCTGACTTTTTCGAAACTGTCTTTGATGTCTTTGAATAAGCCATAAAATTTTGTTACTTGCTCCCCTGCTTTAGAGGTATAAACTGTTATTCTTACGTCGTCTTTGTAGTCTTCTCGAAGCTGTTTCATGACTTCAATTACTTCATTTATTCTATCACCACTACCCGTGATACCCCAAGTTACTCGTTTTCTCTTTGTTTCTTGTCCATCAGACATCTTTTTCACTCATTTGCGTATTTAATGCATCAGCAAACTTTTTTACAGTTTTTTTCAAACCACGAAAGCCTTCAGAATCTTCTTTTACACCATTTAAGGTGTCTTTTGACCATAAACTAGCTCCAAGATTTGCGCCAAAAAATCCTCCACTTATTGGTACAATTCCATTTAAAATGTAAAATGTGTGAATTTGCTGCATTGCAGGTTCTTGTCCTCCACTTCGGTCACCTCCCACTGCAATAGCCATGCCTATTTTATTTTTTAAGCTGTTTTTGTCTGAGGCAAGTAATGCTCGAGTTCGATCCATAACAGCTTTTATTTGGGCACTAACCGCCCCATTATAAACTGGAGTAGCAAAGATAATTCCATTTGCCTTTTTCAATAAACTGTAAACTGTGGTCATGTCATCTTTTTTTATGCACTCTTTTTGTTTGAGGCAATAATCACAGTGAATGCAAAATCCAATATTTTTATTTCTTACTGTAAACAACTCAGTTTTGAAACCTTTGCTCTCAAGCATGTTAAGAGCTTCAGTTAAAACGTGTTCAGTTGCAGCTTTTCTTGGGCTTCCACATATGCCGATAATCATATGTTCATCAAAAAAGTATGAGTATCTGTATCAATAAGTGTTGCTGATTTTGTTTGCTCATTTATGGGTAACACCTAAAAGCGAGATACAACCGAACTAGCACATATGGAAAAGAAACAAGTTGCAGTTCTAGCCGTATTCTGTGGCGTGGCAATCTTTGCTATAAAGCTGGTTGCATATTTTCTTTCTAATTCTGTTGCGTTACTTTCAGATGCCTTGGAATCAATCGTTAATATTGTTTCTTCAGCGTTGATGCTTTTTTCTGTATGTGTTTCAGAACGTGCCCCCGACCGTGACCATAAGTATGGGCACGAAAAAGTTGAAGACATATCCAGTCTCTTACAAGGTTTTCTAATTCTTATCGCTGCAGCTCTAATTATTTACGCTGCCGCTGGGCGTCTCTTTGAATCAATTGAATTGTTACAGCTTGATTTTGCCATTGGGGTCTCGATATTTGCTACTGTTTTGAATGGTCTATTGTCTTTATTGTTGATTCGAACAGCAAAAAGCTGTGGCTCAACCGCCCTTGAAGGGAGCGCAAAACATCTGTTCTCAGATGTAATTTCAACTGCAGGTGTCTGGATTGGCTTGGTTGTTGCTCAGTTAACTGGTTGGAACTTTTTGGATTCAGTCTTAGCCTTTATTGTATCAGCGTTAGTTGTCCGGGTCGGATTAAAACTAATTTTTAAATCCTCGAACCGCTTAATGGATCAATCCTGCACTGATGAAGAAAACAAAATTATTGAAGTTCTTGATCGTCATGCTTACCATTTTATAGATTTTCATAACTTAAAAACTCGCAGACATGGGAACCAAGTCTTTGCGGAATTGCATCTTTCTGTTGACGGTTCCTTAAGTGTTCAAGAAGCCCACGACCTGACTGACCACCTTGCAGACGAGATAAAAGAGGAACAACCTAACGTGAAGATGACAATTCATGTTGAGCCTCCAAAAAATAAGTAAACTTGTGTTAAAATACCGTTTCATTTTTTGGAATGGTTTTTCCATAATGTCCCTTATCTTACACAATAGTAGTGTATATTAACATAAACGATATAGGTGACCAAAAAATGATGATCAAAAAAAGTGTATAGGAAGCTTCACGGCGTTAACTCTTGTTCTAATGTTGACTTTTTCAGTTTTCGTTTCTGTCCAAGCAACTGAAACTCCAGCTCATAATATGCCTCCTGATATGCCCAATGATGCAATGCAACACAACAGAACCGATATGACTCCAAACGGTCAAATTGAAAACGTAGAAGCAATGAAAATGAACGTGTTCTTTTACCGAAATGTTACCATAATGGTGAACTCCACCCAGAACTGTGAGATGAACATAACTGTAGATTCACAAGTTTCAAACAGGATTGTTTCAGTTAATGTTAACCCTAACCAAACAATGACCTTAGCAATGAACTGTACTGCATCCCCACCAAATGGCGAAGCTGTTATGGACCGAACATTAAACTTCTACATGGGATTAGAACCTAACAGTAGCATTCAACTTCAAGCTCAACTTCGGTTATTCATCAACCAAACCGAACTAAACGAAGAATTAAACAGAGAAGTCAATGCTTCGCGCCTAACGTGGATGTACTGGAACCAAACGAAAGAACAATGGGAACCTGTTGAAAGCTACATAGACGAAAACGGATACTTAGTCTGTAACACTGATCACTTCTCCATATGGACTGTCGCAGAAGTCGAATCCACAGAAGACATCCCTGAAGGAATCCATGTAATCACAGTGGTTGGTTTAGTAATAGCTGTTACCATAGCAACGACCCTTTGGAAGCACAAAAAACCTGTTAACCTTAAACAATAAACAGGTTCGAAACCTTTCCCATTCTTTTTTTATTTATAGTTTGCTAGAACTTGTTTAGCAACAGAATCAGCAACATGTTTTCCAGACAACATTTCTACCAGTTTAAGAGCAAACTCAAGAGCTGTTGCGGGTCCTTTGCTTGTTACTATTCTGCCATCAACCACTACATTGTCTGGTTTTGGCTTACCTTTACCTTTGATGAGTTCATTTTCCATTCCTGGATATATTGTGCATTTTTTATTTTCTAAGATTCCTGCATCAGAAAGAACCGCGGGTGCAGCACAAATCGCAGCAACTAACTTGTTTTGGTTGTATGCGTTTTTGATTATATGGATTACTCGAGAGTCTATTCTAAGGTTTTTGTATCCTGGAGCGCCACCCGGACATATTATTGCATCAAATTCTTGGGCAAAGATTTCCTCGACATATTTGTCGGGAATGATTTTCAATTTGTGCGCTCCCTCTATGGGGTTAGGTGTTATTCCCGCTGTAGTTACTGCTATGTTGCCTCTTCTTAAAATGTCAACGATTGTAACTGCTTCGATTTCTTCAAATCCAGTTGCTAAAAAAACTAATGCTTTGATCAATTAAACTTCCCAGTTAACTCTTTTGTTTTTCATCTTTTCAGTTTTTCTACTAACTCTGAGATTTGCTCAATCACGTAATCGTTAATTTTTTGCCCTATCTCAGTTGTTGCTATGGTTGGGTCACCCATTACTCCGCTAGGGAAGTACTTTTGTGGATTTGGAGTAATCTCAAACCGGGGCAGTTCTGGAAAGTTTTTTATTCCTTTTCCAGTAACCAAATCTGGTCGTATAGCCATAACTCGTGAGGTTTCTATTGTTCCAGCATGGGAGTCACGGTCATCTATGCTTTTATCTTTTAGGTCAAACGCAAAATCGTAATCTGAACAAACCATGATTCGGGGACGGTTTTTTCCTGTCATATGCTTGTTTACCACTACTTTTGCTGCTAGCTTAATAGCAGTCATGTGAGAACTGCCTGCATGACCGGTGAGAACCAACAACCGTTTGAAGCCAATTCGAACAAAATCATCCAAAATATCTGTCATTATACTTCTTAAAGAATCAAAACTAATTGTTACTGTACCCGGAAAATTGCGAGTAGAATTACACAAACCATACCTCAAAGGCGGCGCAAGCAAACTTCCAGTTTTTTTGGCAACCTCTACTGCTATATATTCTGCTTGAAGACTGTCTGTATTCAAAGGCAAATGATTACCATGCTCTTCTATGCTTCCACATGGAATAATGACAACCTTCCCGTCTTTAGCTGCCTTTTCAGCTTGAGGCATATTTAACTCGTCAAACCAAATCTTATCCCTTGAATCAGCACACATGTTCTGTTTCCCGTTCCATCCTTTAGCAAAACAATCTAACACTGCTCATTTATTTGAACCCTACCCCCAAAAAAATTAAGCTATTTTTGCGTCTTCATCCATTACTTTGGTGACTAGCATGAAGAGACCTTCAAAAAAGTCTTTTTTCAAATTAGGACCTTGTCCAATGCCTTTACATTTTGTTGTGAACAAAAACGAGTATTTGTCTTTTCCAAGGTTCTTTAATTCAAAGGGATAAAACCTGCAAATTATTGGCCTAATCTCATATATTGTACATCTGTTGTATTCTAAAAAAAGACATTTCCCTTCTGTTTCAGTTTTTTTTATCTCATAAATATAGGGTTCAAACCCATTAACTTCGTGAGCAAATTCCCGAATTTCTTGTGATGTTTCTTTTGATATTTTTTCAGCTTCACTTTTCAATAAAAGAACATGCCTAATTGTGTCCTCTGTATCCCCACAACAACGACCACATTTTTCACAAACAAAACGGGCGCTTTCAGGAAAATAATATTCCATTGGTCATCAAAACCACAGTTTACTCAATTTAATTTCAATTTTCTGGTATTACTTTGAAGGTTTGTTCGTAATATCTGTGACCATAACTTAACGTGATTTGGTAAAATGTGTTAGTTCCGTCGATGACTTTTTCGAGATTACCTTCAACTAGGGCTTGTTCACCTTTTTTGGCTTGGAACCTAAATTCTTCCATATACGAGAAAATTTGAGTGATGTTTTCAATTTTTGGTCCTTCTAGAATTTCTTTGATTTTAATTTGGTAAACTGATGGAATAAAGGGACCTTCTTTATCATCTGTAATTTCAACGATTGCTTTAATCCAGCCAACATGATAAATCCGAGCAAAATTGTTAAACCCATTAACGATTTCACCCCAATCTTTGACAGGCTCAAACTCTGCTTTAATTATTCGACCCGCGTCCTTGGACTCAAAATATGCATAAATCATTTTTCGGCGTTGATGCCAAAGATAATCCTCTAAACTGTAGTTGATAAACTTCCAATCCTTAGATTCTACAGCAGACATAAAATCAAACTCATTACATAACGATGGGTCATCTTTGTAGAGTTTATCTAACCCATCACAAAGCCGGTCCAAGTTCTGTTTTCCATAAACGATAAAATCCAAATCCGAAAAAACTGGATGATAAAAATCATGCAACAAAGAACCAAAAACCCCAAAATCAGAATCTCTTAAACCTGAAGCATCCAATACCCGATCAAACAAATCGTGCAATGCCGTCAACAAAGGGTCATT
This window harbors:
- a CDS encoding ferrous iron transport protein A, producing the protein MQIPLTELKNGEKGIIVSTVFKSPDAPMCQHRARKGWKKKASIELCIKRLTDLGLTPGTEVTVVKSAPFKGPLEIYVRGSRLAIGRGMASRILMEVKR
- a CDS encoding metal-dependent transcriptional regulator; translated protein: MNSKEIEVTNQAEEYLEAIYRLENKTGFARTMDLSRELGVVPGSITNTVENLERKQLVVHEPYKGVKLTPSGRKIASSILRRHRLAERLLTDFLQIDWSEVHDPACKLEHALTPEILKPLEKALGHPKTCPHGNPIPTDCGGIYEGKTVALTDLRTNTRGVIVKITEEKPEILKELARLNLTPEEEVKIVNKMDENGLLEIWVRNQSCSIEQSLASIIFVEKLET
- the afpA gene encoding archaeoflavoprotein AfpA — its product is MSDGQETKRKRVTWGITGSGDRINEVIEVMKQLREDYKDDVRITVYTSKAGEQVTKFYGLFKDIKDSFEKVRTEVNANVPTLAVQLQSDKIEFLIIAPVTSNTIAKLANGIADTLLTNSAIMALKTFVPVYLLPCDLKEGTTVTQLPDGSEMKLQVRTEEAEQTKKLGEMKGVFILEKPEDIKKVFQDHFKPQG
- a CDS encoding flavodoxin family protein; translation: MIIGICGSPRKAATEHVLTEALNMLESKGFKTELFTVRNKNIGFCIHCDYCLKQKECIKKDDMTTVYSLLKKANGIIFATPVYNGAVSAQIKAVMDRTRALLASDKNSLKNKIGMAIAVGGDRSGGQEPAMQQIHTFYILNGIVPISGGFFGANLGASLWSKDTLNGVKEDSEGFRGLKKTVKKFADALNTQMSEKDV
- a CDS encoding cation transporter, whose amino-acid sequence is MEKKQVAVLAVFCGVAIFAIKLVAYFLSNSVALLSDALESIVNIVSSALMLFSVCVSERAPDRDHKYGHEKVEDISSLLQGFLILIAAALIIYAAAGRLFESIELLQLDFAIGVSIFATVLNGLLSLLLIRTAKSCGSTALEGSAKHLFSDVISTAGVWIGLVVAQLTGWNFLDSVLAFIVSALVVRVGLKLIFKSSNRLMDQSCTDEENKIIEVLDRHAYHFIDFHNLKTRRHGNQVFAELHLSVDGSLSVQEAHDLTDHLADEIKEEQPNVKMTIHVEPPKNK
- a CDS encoding DJ-1/PfpI family protein, which translates into the protein MIKALVFLATGFEEIEAVTIVDILRRGNIAVTTAGITPNPIEGAHKLKIIPDKYVEEIFAQEFDAIICPGGAPGYKNLRIDSRVIHIIKNAYNQNKLVAAICAAPAVLSDAGILENKKCTIYPGMENELIKGKGKPKPDNVVVDGRIVTSKGPATALEFALKLVEMLSGKHVADSVAKQVLANYK
- a CDS encoding creatininase family protein, with the protein product MCADSRDKIWFDELNMPQAEKAAKDGKVVIIPCGSIEEHGNHLPLNTDSLQAEYIAVEVAKKTGSLLAPPLRYGLCNSTRNFPGTVTISFDSLRSIMTDILDDFVRIGFKRLLVLTGHAGSSHMTAIKLAAKVVVNKHMTGKNRPRIMVCSDYDFAFDLKDKSIDDRDSHAGTIETSRVMAIRPDLVTGKGIKNFPELPRFEITPNPQKYFPSGVMGDPTIATTEIGQKINDYVIEQISELVEKLKR
- a CDS encoding YkgJ family cysteine cluster protein, with amino-acid sequence MEYYFPESARFVCEKCGRCCGDTEDTIRHVLLLKSEAEKISKETSQEIREFAHEVNGFEPYIYEIKKTETEGKCLFLEYNRCTIYEIRPIICRFYPFELKNLGKDKYSFLFTTKCKGIGQGPNLKKDFFEGLFMLVTKVMDEDAKIA